A window of the Pyrodictium abyssi genome harbors these coding sequences:
- the ccsA gene encoding cytochrome c biogenesis protein CcsA, which produces MAVPLHYTGIVPFAAGILVAAGVASALMGKSRRELLRYGLALAVAGWPIYVIPFVTLDYSLKEAFWNTSPGLPLWMRIASAWAGGGGSLYLFTVIASAAGLYLLRVHRSRSFQAILGGIVLAALAAAFLNDAFTAMRERPASGAGLNPLLKSPWLYPHPLSTFGGYALLAVAAAAMLTGEKRRSLVVYELGWALLTLGIMLGGYWSYETFGWGGYWAWDPVETSELMVWLVATVLPHFLVTVPSMSAFNSAWLLSSVFMAMYVTRTGLSPLHSFAAPGIGALILLTVGVASAAYGVYMLARRSEAIASEAGRTLRSRRPYAVGLLAAGVALFVSAVFVYGTLFLPSLLAATGHEATVPQMQSGVRYFHPVLYPLLVAMLAAIPLAFIGDRIGWRGYAALLVSAALVSTIFGLAAYKGVYLLAPLSPPETNAMMAFGIPWAVIAAASAIAYIAYRLRRSRAQRLLADRLTGVSLLHFGMAVTVLGVLLSGTYAFNDKYTWYYQLKPGEAISLPGGAKLVLEDFSYGISNSTVDIHTNYVGRSTTYMLAWSLLNYVKTDLVEFIKLYNQGREIFNNNLTIRWLLDTAKKSPISLNTSIAVDANATVTLYDLETNATITLAKDEPAKILLENASLRLDLNMDPNTGIISVNLLIMADNLTLVLPDRVPLDQDKIGFHQYIEAEFDQPLELSLGDTRVVVERAGILPEALLLAGQGSPLLATGNRITGSNAALYIYGYVETPEAGRVDTPSQLPQAVTAYIVSTLDPTAQRILNMIENSTLYKLLVDTTAIDSITKSPKCLGDPHGCIGYVDAPRLVPETAWLDVKLRVDNGDASKTVNVRIRFEAYGEIQGIHGLVSKVIPIGLGLDEIYVVVSPPVVEGHLGGRVAYHELLVYYLHEAFKHLPPKKRLALAALMAAGYNIDVFNDGVVDVEERQQLEATLVDLYLLAENFSQANSTIALEGLHVQVKIIPGVRLVWIGPIIMALAAVYAAAARLVAAKHGNKE; this is translated from the coding sequence TTGGCCGTACCTCTACACTACACTGGTATAGTCCCGTTCGCCGCTGGCATCCTGGTAGCAGCTGGTGTAGCCTCCGCGCTGATGGGGAAGAGCAGAAGAGAGCTACTACGCTACGGCCTCGCACTAGCCGTGGCAGGCTGGCCTATCTACGTGATACCATTCGTCACCCTCGACTACAGCTTGAAGGAGGCGTTCTGGAATACTAGCCCCGGGCTCCCCCTCTGGATGAGGATAGCGTCGGCGTGGGCCGGCGGCGGTGGTAGTCTCTACCTCTTCACGGTGATAGCCTCGGCGGCCGGCCTCTACCTGCTACGCGTGCACCGGAGCCGCTCCTTCCAGGCTATACTCGGCGGCATAGTCCTAGCGGCGCTGGCGGCAGCGTTCCTAAACGACGCGTTCACGGCGATGCGTGAGCGCCCTGCTAGTGGTGCGGGGCTTAACCCGCTGCTGAAGAGCCCGTGGCTCTACCCGCACCCCCTCAGCACCTTCGGCGGCTACGCGCTACTCGCGGTAGCGGCAGCGGCTATGCTTACGGGCGAGAAGCGCAGGAGCCTTGTCGTCTACGAGCTTGGCTGGGCCCTCCTGACTCTCGGCATAATGCTGGGCGGGTACTGGAGCTACGAGACCTTCGGCTGGGGCGGCTACTGGGCCTGGGACCCCGTCGAGACAAGCGAGCTAATGGTGTGGCTGGTGGCTACTGTGTTGCCGCACTTCCTGGTGACAGTGCCCAGCATGTCTGCGTTCAACTCGGCATGGCTACTCAGCTCAGTGTTCATGGCCATGTACGTGACGAGGACGGGCCTTAGCCCGCTACACAGCTTCGCAGCGCCCGGCATAGGTGCTCTCATACTCCTCACCGTCGGGGTAGCGTCAGCTGCGTATGGCGTCTATATGCTGGCCCGGAGAAGCGAGGCCATAGCCTCCGAGGCTGGTAGGACGCTGAGAAGCCGTAGGCCCTATGCTGTAGGCCTCCTAGCGGCTGGAGTGGCTCTATTCGTATCCGCTGTGTTCGTGTACGGTACTCTCTTCCTACCCTCGCTCCTCGCCGCTACAGGACACGAGGCTACAGTGCCGCAGATGCAGAGTGGTGTACGCTACTTCCACCCCGTGCTATACCCGCTACTAGTAGCTATGCTGGCGGCGATACCGCTAGCGTTCATAGGTGACAGGATAGGATGGAGAGGCTACGCTGCGCTGCTAGTCTCAGCGGCACTAGTCTCCACTATATTCGGGCTAGCAGCCTACAAGGGAGTCTACCTACTAGCACCACTCAGCCCGCCGGAGACCAACGCGATGATGGCCTTCGGCATACCATGGGCCGTGATAGCCGCAGCGTCAGCCATAGCCTACATAGCCTACCGGTTGCGCAGGAGCCGCGCCCAGCGGCTTCTGGCTGACAGGCTCACCGGCGTATCGCTACTACACTTCGGCATGGCAGTTACGGTGCTAGGCGTGCTCCTAAGCGGCACATACGCGTTTAACGACAAGTACACTTGGTACTACCAGCTGAAGCCCGGCGAGGCAATAAGCCTGCCAGGAGGCGCTAAGCTAGTACTCGAGGACTTCAGCTACGGGATAAGTAACTCGACAGTAGACATCCACACTAACTACGTGGGCCGGAGCACAACATACATGCTCGCATGGAGCCTACTAAACTACGTCAAGACAGATTTGGTGGAGTTCATAAAGCTCTACAACCAGGGCAGAGAGATATTCAATAACAACCTGACCATAAGATGGCTGCTAGATACTGCCAAGAAGAGCCCAATAAGCCTCAACACAAGCATAGCAGTCGATGCTAACGCTACGGTGACTCTGTACGATCTAGAGACAAACGCCACGATAACGCTAGCCAAGGACGAGCCGGCCAAAATACTGCTAGAAAACGCGTCTCTAAGACTAGACCTGAACATGGACCCCAACACCGGCATAATAAGCGTAAACCTGCTCATAATGGCTGACAACCTCACGCTAGTGCTTCCAGACAGGGTGCCACTAGACCAGGATAAGATAGGATTCCACCAGTACATAGAAGCAGAGTTCGACCAGCCACTAGAGCTAAGCCTAGGAGACACCAGGGTGGTGGTTGAGCGCGCCGGGATACTGCCCGAGGCACTCCTGCTGGCAGGCCAGGGCAGCCCACTGCTGGCCACCGGTAACAGGATAACCGGCAGCAATGCGGCCCTCTACATCTATGGCTACGTCGAGACACCGGAGGCAGGCAGAGTAGACACGCCCTCACAGCTGCCTCAGGCAGTAACAGCCTACATAGTGTCTACGCTAGACCCGACCGCGCAGAGAATACTAAACATGATAGAGAACTCTACGCTGTACAAGCTACTGGTGGACACTACTGCGATCGACTCGATAACAAAGTCGCCGAAGTGTCTGGGGGACCCGCATGGCTGTATAGGCTACGTAGACGCTCCACGGCTGGTGCCCGAGACAGCGTGGCTAGATGTGAAGCTGCGTGTAGACAACGGCGACGCTTCTAAGACAGTAAACGTTAGGATACGCTTCGAGGCCTACGGAGAGATACAGGGTATACACGGCCTAGTATCAAAGGTAATACCAATCGGGCTAGGCCTCGACGAAATCTATGTAGTAGTTAGCCCGCCGGTAGTGGAAGGCCACCTAGGCGGTAGGGTAGCATACCACGAGCTACTAGTATACTACCTCCACGAGGCCTTCAAGCACCTGCCGCCCAAGAAACGTCTAGCATTAGCCGCGCTAATGGCCGCAGGCTACAACATTGACGTCTTTAACGATGGCGTAGTAGACGTTGAGGAGAGGCAGCAGCTAGAAGCCACTCTGGTCGACCTCTACCTGCTGGCAGAGAACTTTAGCCAGGCTAACTCCACTATAGCCCTAGAAGGCCTACACGTCCAGGTCAAGATAATACCCGGGGTAAGGCTGGTGTGGATAGGCCCAATAATCATGGCCCTTGCAGCAGTATACGCTGCGGCGGCTAGACTAGTAGCAGCGAAGCATGGCAACAAGGAGTAG
- the ccsA gene encoding cytochrome c biogenesis protein CcsA: protein MGTRGLGKIAVLPLLALAALDAALVVYAVYKAPYPLRVSLGSPTAYLNIYIHIPMAWGSYLLYTLAFITAILYLVKGSERLDAYIRAFITTATAYAVFTLTSGMAWASESWGAAWSWDPRETGVLLLLLAYLLYFVLRSSIPDPDRASRLSAAYAVAAYSMVPLSFLAPRLAASSLHPTMQQFGNFMGQPEVVKIFVTRILVASAIALLLAYIAAKRYEGVELPYARLLRYAGAAFVALGVVVGLAVASPYLSGGVERVVDAKVVDGAVAALMLSKSGYVELGSPLQAQIVEGKPAIIGHLVRLVNGSVEIVIHWSVALNAAEYLALLGALMLYISKVRRSPS from the coding sequence ATGGGTACGCGCGGCCTGGGGAAGATAGCTGTCCTACCACTCCTCGCGCTGGCCGCTCTTGACGCAGCGCTCGTAGTCTATGCTGTATACAAGGCGCCGTACCCGCTGCGTGTAAGCCTGGGATCGCCTACAGCCTACCTGAACATATACATCCATATACCGATGGCCTGGGGCAGCTACCTCCTATACACGCTGGCGTTCATAACTGCGATACTCTACCTGGTAAAGGGGAGCGAGAGGCTCGACGCCTACATAAGGGCATTCATAACGACTGCTACAGCCTACGCGGTGTTCACCCTCACGAGCGGCATGGCGTGGGCTAGCGAATCCTGGGGCGCGGCTTGGTCCTGGGACCCGCGTGAAACAGGTGTGCTCCTCCTTCTCCTGGCGTACCTCCTATACTTCGTACTGCGGTCGAGCATACCGGACCCCGACAGGGCGAGTAGGCTGAGCGCGGCCTATGCTGTAGCAGCGTACTCTATGGTGCCGCTAAGCTTCCTAGCGCCGCGGCTAGCAGCTTCAAGCCTCCACCCGACTATGCAGCAGTTCGGGAACTTCATGGGCCAGCCGGAGGTAGTAAAGATATTCGTCACGCGTATACTAGTGGCCTCGGCTATAGCGCTCCTGCTAGCCTATATTGCCGCAAAGCGCTACGAGGGCGTAGAACTGCCCTACGCCAGGCTGCTGCGGTATGCTGGTGCAGCCTTCGTAGCTCTAGGTGTGGTGGTGGGGCTCGCTGTAGCATCGCCCTATCTGAGCGGCGGTGTTGAACGCGTCGTAGACGCTAAGGTTGTGGACGGTGCTGTAGCTGCGCTGATGCTGTCTAAGAGCGGCTATGTAGAGCTAGGCAGTCCTCTCCAGGCGCAGATTGTGGAGGGCAAGCCAGCCATTATAGGGCATCTTGTAAGGCTTGTGAATGGTAGCGTGGAGATTGTTATACACTGGAGCGTAGCCCTTAACGCTGCAGAGTATCTGGCGCTACTAGGTGCGCTGATGCTGTATATATCTAAGGTCCGTAGGTCTCCGAGCTAA
- a CDS encoding thioredoxin fold domain-containing protein, with protein sequence MQGSRRMRLDLRGFQKEKKAGLLLVALVAAGALVAALLLSQEQGIANYYMSVDEYAISSSSMLEKIIGSSAKPVAVMFESPTCPTCKQMHPYWAVLERRSNILPVQFYHIVFSPATEEAFRRYRVIDTPTFIVFVGGQPVARHVGAFGGDNITDTMLNWALFSAGLSVVSDPQKLAEEGLRIFNNRCSSCHGRIAGLDRESLKAWLDSRRGEPDLLSKRLAEALEKNMTLRELYGSYGAISDAVKTMRKYIPDLTSYEIDRISYLLDYASAVLEGKEPPAIIQPKPKINATAVTAVQRQEAPAEASVAATSASIVGALAALAAGIVAAFSPCVLPLLVTYVSVVGASGRALTASRCIACGVAAFAGVIAIGVLFVSASSLAASIQSILLPVVAAAVIAAGVASILGVPVELEGIVSARRGGLTGFCAVYGFLAVQCNLPLVAGALLLAAGIGSTSSGLLVAASFAAGVSIPLAAAVYAAGRLGGSIVNRIMGRYTLLSRVGGLILVAAGVYLLAYSLQLI encoded by the coding sequence ATGCAGGGCTCTCGTAGGATGCGCCTGGATCTCCGCGGGTTCCAGAAGGAGAAGAAGGCAGGCCTACTACTTGTAGCCCTGGTGGCTGCTGGTGCTCTGGTTGCAGCGCTACTTCTCAGCCAGGAGCAGGGGATAGCAAACTACTATATGAGCGTGGACGAGTATGCTATATCCAGCTCCAGTATGCTCGAGAAGATAATAGGCTCCTCGGCGAAGCCGGTAGCAGTGATGTTCGAGTCTCCTACATGTCCCACGTGTAAACAGATGCACCCATACTGGGCTGTGCTCGAGCGCCGGAGCAATATACTCCCGGTACAGTTCTACCACATAGTCTTCAGCCCGGCTACTGAGGAGGCGTTTAGGCGGTACCGGGTGATCGATACCCCGACGTTCATCGTGTTCGTGGGGGGTCAGCCTGTAGCCCGCCACGTAGGCGCATTTGGAGGCGACAACATAACTGATACTATGCTCAACTGGGCGCTCTTCTCTGCAGGCCTCAGCGTGGTCTCAGACCCGCAGAAGCTAGCCGAGGAAGGCCTACGCATATTCAACAATAGGTGCTCCTCATGCCACGGTAGAATAGCTGGGCTTGACCGTGAGTCGCTAAAGGCCTGGCTAGACTCACGTAGAGGCGAGCCAGACCTCCTCTCAAAGAGGCTGGCTGAGGCCCTGGAGAAAAACATGACGCTACGCGAGCTATACGGGAGCTATGGCGCTATCTCGGACGCGGTAAAGACAATGCGGAAGTATATCCCTGACCTCACGTCCTACGAGATTGACAGGATTTCATACCTCCTCGACTACGCGTCGGCAGTACTCGAGGGCAAGGAGCCTCCAGCGATAATCCAGCCCAAGCCTAAGATAAACGCTACAGCTGTAACAGCCGTCCAGCGGCAGGAGGCCCCAGCCGAGGCTTCCGTAGCAGCCACCAGTGCCAGCATCGTCGGCGCTCTAGCGGCGCTAGCGGCCGGCATAGTGGCCGCGTTTTCTCCGTGTGTGCTCCCGCTGCTGGTGACCTATGTCAGCGTGGTAGGAGCCTCGGGCAGGGCTCTGACGGCGTCAAGGTGTATTGCGTGCGGTGTGGCAGCCTTCGCGGGGGTAATAGCGATCGGCGTGCTCTTCGTCTCTGCCTCTAGCCTGGCAGCGTCTATCCAGAGCATACTCCTGCCCGTAGTAGCTGCAGCCGTCATAGCTGCGGGCGTAGCGAGTATACTCGGCGTCCCAGTAGAGCTAGAGGGCATCGTCAGCGCGCGGCGCGGTGGCTTGACGGGCTTCTGCGCCGTTTACGGCTTCCTGGCTGTCCAGTGCAACCTGCCACTGGTAGCCGGGGCTCTCCTCCTAGCAGCGGGCATCGGGAGCACGTCCTCCGGCCTACTAGTGGCTGCTAGCTTCGCGGCTGGCGTCAGTATCCCCCTGGCAGCAGCGGTCTATGCTGCAGGCAGGCTAGGCGGTAGCATAGTAAACAGGATAATGGGGCGTTACACCCTCCTCAGCCGGGTCGGCGGCCTAATACTCGTCGCGGCTGGCGTCTATCTGCTCGCCTACTCGCTCCAGCTCATATAG
- a CDS encoding heme exporter protein CcmB — MSVVGAVAAIVRRDILLDLRRRVEAGSMLVFSLAAGVLSAYVMRGAAGVNTAAASVAFVLVLVFLAVFGSLSSFVREADRGTLDGLRLAPVGAETVFLAKFVYSFIVVSVQTLVFLLAMGFFAQMESVVSPTVFLLALVSSMYLAAVSSFTSAILVFSEARAVLMPVMVLVLVLPYVQSAVPSIVAALAGGAVNATEVVWLALAALTFTGMTVWLSRYVLEAI, encoded by the coding sequence GTGAGCGTAGTAGGTGCTGTCGCGGCTATTGTGCGTAGGGATATACTGCTCGATCTCCGTCGCCGCGTAGAAGCTGGCTCCATGCTTGTATTTTCGCTGGCTGCCGGTGTTCTCTCCGCGTATGTGATGAGGGGGGCAGCGGGCGTAAATACGGCGGCAGCCAGCGTAGCCTTCGTACTAGTACTTGTGTTCCTTGCAGTCTTTGGGAGCCTGTCTAGCTTTGTCCGTGAGGCCGACCGAGGCACGCTTGATGGCCTCCGCCTTGCGCCGGTAGGCGCAGAGACAGTTTTTCTGGCTAAGTTCGTGTATAGTTTCATAGTGGTCTCTGTGCAGACGCTCGTGTTTCTCCTAGCTATGGGGTTCTTCGCCCAGATGGAGAGCGTGGTTAGCCCTACTGTGTTTCTGCTGGCGCTTGTTTCGAGTATGTATCTTGCCGCTGTCTCCAGTTTTACCTCCGCTATACTAGTGTTCAGCGAAGCCCGTGCAGTGTTAATGCCGGTTATGGTGCTAGTCTTAGTTCTGCCCTACGTGCAGTCGGCTGTACCTAGCATAGTTGCAGCCCTCGCGGGCGGCGCTGTCAACGCTACGGAGGTGGTTTGGCTTGCACTTGCAGCGCTTACGTTCACGGGGATGACAGTGTGGCTTTCGCGCTACGTACTCGAGGCGATCTAG